The following coding sequences are from one Carassius gibelio isolate Cgi1373 ecotype wild population from Czech Republic chromosome B7, carGib1.2-hapl.c, whole genome shotgun sequence window:
- the LOC127961787 gene encoding uncharacterized protein LOC127961787 isoform X2 — MWKYYKNGVVPKRNKKKSENEVVSLPPISNGIPTKSAVGLLDHHTRGQTTAHRLQELFFFSQGLRDPGPLDRTVRKKKNILGHQSVPLSRVSVETELEITAHLKHHLHQRHLKGTTQNLSLGEKEAAVFQQTKTIVFKDQVSSNAPHDLLQSLVTLDQKEKEGKEYKNEKKEGTGNVQNASSCSDEAPEGQGSLSEGPFRAADGDYKQRSDARDPKLPDRSSPNTLHDHNTSALHFKQRRFMIYLCGGYKDTVPERSALMESVYPRLYLHCKQRGYDFRMIDLRSGVGDPVSDNHDLAEMHMETLRRCQETEGPTFIVFTGQKHEIRSLPNTIPLADFEAILKFMERSKKKLSRRRSDMADESQLSIDTADSGSLNLEKEPRLLEKEPSQSSAVMSENSISSSSTSDGDDIQLARSWMDYDQDLTLLQTWYKLDKNTIPAVYRLLPVSTHHPDYLSRDGHRRKLGKKAWRTSCVKLWNVLWRSGPEAIGEEATCHLLKTVLDWEVEQGLEGKLPPEEFSHCYKRIITDLLYNLKNEYAPQFIDLHKGRSEINQTLHQAQQRFIRNIHLKLRHTNIHETNVSWGRKGLSAKHNRSHQFYVERLCSHFQRTVTASLNKLMQVRQAKGSFDMQRKEVSRLRVEEEIRRHVGFGKTLAQGYTFRQDFLMEMKRALEASASSQNALLLLGDPGSGKSTTLAKLAQLVPSWIPGDAKVLICFVGLTSASRNVRLLLQTLCLQSLSELSSELCSLLGLVTEDRPLTLLLDGLDNLSEEHEADLSWISNASLPNVFTVLSAGTQSKCAHILQSQVKVTVLSLPALNRKDITSGLVSRLASDFRQLTDNQWSLLFQSCLSCPSPLYLNLAYAETRKWSSFTPKESLNFPTDPNKLFVSILVSLEREHGPCLVRRTALLISLSCSGVTEEELLVLLGRDDHITREMAVLHHQTTPVSEYSPVPYAFVARLLHGLKGYVTEVESDGTWVLCWTHTEFACVVLQRYAPTEDSIKAVHADFADYFNGNVPNRQVFQPLAWIRKEKGRRCYEFNFRKLHCLPYHYIRSEQIIPLLTQCLFNYEFLLHKLWGLSIYHVEEDLKTAVIPEKELLDVKLLSQVLCLSRSVLLNDPCQLASQLLGRLEQIIFQDKPVTSGDPRRYSFLHDLLAQCKSSSLPVLVPSYTCLLPPGGLVHTLLSGHMSAVTALAHGRHYIISCSCDGMLNLWRLDEQTRPVRSLPRAGGSAGDWAADSLTLCLDDSVLVLQMGHCLQVREVHSGKVLYMEKDTPDVPVVTTACDGRLLVVFYDGSHLVKVFDLVASCSLLRCVNLTLEFEPIHKDQSILVSRHSVKDHVLFAYRDGGEAAIFNAKGGVVSVTLKAQHPAASIQAVEISSQYLLLFCRYPYKRQSEIIHIELFSTASFQYLRSILGCSQDYISQVTIAGGGSHIVAFCPTPHSATTEIIIWNLETEDHKHIARFPGLLAHGVCSDLRFCVGFCPGERFLRMWNLGSRINDPTLTYNVHKVHNDGTAEIVTMQRYPRYVVCQSTRPGTVRIWNVARMRFKGRPVQVEHGLFSSSDIALVQDLKLYILSDRGTANFTDTPTSVYQTLLVYDLLKKSYIKKQTGLFIVPCPRQDYRLLDGEVLMGLSETRDHLILWDLDSGYIKGRIKTSYKETLLSSMDRDSQIMSSKEKTGLVMPWDRRTETQTAKRRRQDREVKREKDEQQRLEKEKFNSVDQYLLSGDERVVICSYFAHHLNVFSVVSEEHLHTLEDRWSHLSLRTAAITHTGGYLVVSNYSEAQHAPYLTIWDTQQGRVRKRLKNEAGICCIAVSDDACRVVFGIAGFNKLKVWEPFRRKHKTISGYGSLNLNWSSLLFITEGQSKAILLSEAVSMWDLDNGTMLSVFTPDSKIQTISLHGPDNSTLLLGFSDMSTLISMTVSKQDAHTKSSAACGKDLFGESSSSEDEEEEETNKN; from the exons ATGtggaaatattacaaaaatggaGTTGTACCGAAAAGAAACAAGAAGAAATCG GAGAATGAAGTTGTCAGCCTCCCTCCCATTTCTAATGGGATTCCCACAAAGTCAGCAGTTGGCCTACTG GATCACCACACCAGGGGCCAAACAACAGCCCATAGACTACAGGAGCTGTTCTTCTTCTCTCAGGGCCTGAGGGACCCCGGGCCCCTGGACAGAACCGTCAGGAAGAAG AAAAACATTTTAGGCCACCAGAGTGTTCCATTATCCAGAGTGAGTGTGGAAACAGAGCTGGAAATCACTGCACACCTTAAA CACCATTTGCATCAGCGTCATTTGAAGGGAACAACTCAGAATTTGTCTCTTGGGGAGAAAGAAGCTGCAGTGTTTCAGCAAACAAAAACTATTGTGTTCAAG GACCAGGTTTCGTCAAACGCTCCTCATGATCTCCTGCAGAGCCTTGTGACACTAGaccagaaagagaaagaaggaaaagaatacaaaaatgaaaagaaagaggGAACAGGAAATGTTCAAAATGCTTCATCATGTTCGGACGAGGCCCCGGAGGGCCAAGGCTCTCTGTCCGAGGGACCATTCAGAGCCGCAGATGGTGACTACAAACAAAGATCAGATGCAAGAGATCCAAAACTGCCAGATCGTTCTTCTCCAAACACCTTACATGACCACAATACTTCAGCATTACACTTTAAACAAAGGAGATTTATGATCTATCTGTGCGGTGGATATAAAG aTACCGTCCCGGAGCGCAGTGCGCTGATGGAGAGTGTGTATCCACGGCTGTATCTACACTGTAAGCAGAGAGGATATGATTTCAGGATGATAGACCTGCGTTCAGGAGTCGGAGATCCGGTTTCGGACAATCACGATTTGGCAGAGATGCACATGGAGACACTTAGACGTTGTCAGGAGACTGAGGGACCTACGTTTATT GTGTTCACGGGACAGAAGCATGAGATACGGTCACTGCCGAATACAATTCCTCTAGCAGATTTTGAAGCTATTTTAAAATTCATGGAGAGAAGCAAGAAGAAGCTATCTAGGAGGCGGTCGGACATGGCAGACGAGTCACAGCTCAGTATAGACACCGCTGACAGTGGGAGTCTTAACCTGGAGAAGGAACCCCGTTTGTTAGAGAAGGAGCCTTCGCAAAGTTCTGCCGTCATGAGCGAGAACTCCATCTCCAGCAGTTCCACGTCAGATGGAGACGACATACAGCTGGCCAGGAGCTGGATGGACTACGACCAGGATCTGACTCTCTTGCAGACATGGTATAAGCTGGATAAAAACACAATTCCTGCTGTGTACCGCTTACTTCCTGTCAG CACACACCACCCTGACTACCTCAGTCGGGATGGGCATCGCAGGAAGCTGGGAAAGAAGGCGTGGCGCACTTCCTGTGTGAAGCTGTGGAACGTGCTGTGGCGATCTGGACCTGAGGCCATTGGAGAAGAAGCCACCTGCCATCTGCTTAAAACAG TGTTGGACTGGGAAGTGGAGCAGGGTCTTGAAGGAAAGCTGCCTCCAGAGGAGTTCAGTCACTGCTATAAGAGGATCATCACTGACCTTCTGTACAATCTGAAAAATGAATATGCACCACAGTTTATAGACCTGCACAAAGGAAGATCTGAAATCAATCAAACCTTGCATCAAGCTCAGCAGCGCTTTATACGAAACATTCACCTCAAG CTGAGACACACTAATATCCATGAGACAAACGTCAGCTGGGGAAGGAAGGGTCTGAGTGCCAAACACAACAGATCTCATCAGTTTTACGTGGAACGGCTCTGCTCACACTTCCAGCGCACCGTCACCGCATCCCTCAACAA ACTTATGCAGGTCCGTCAGGCTAAAGGCTCCTTCGACATGCAGAGGAAGGAGGTTTCCAGACTCCGAGTTGAAGAAGAGATTCGCCGTCATGTCGGATTTGGGAAAACACT AGCACAGGGCTATACATTCAGGCAGGACTTTCTGATGGAAATGAAGCGTGCACTTGAAGCATCGGCGTCTTCCCAGAATGCCTTGCTGTTACTGGGGGACCCGGGGTCTGGAAAGAGCACAACTCTTGCCAAACTGGCACAACTCGTACCAAGCTGGATACCTGG GGATGCCAAAGTGTTGATCTGCTTTGTAGGGCTGACATCCGCCAGCAGAAACGTACGTCTGCTCCTCCAGACACTGTGTCTGCAG tCACTGTCAGAGTTGTCTAGTGAGCTGTGCTCATTATTGGGCCTGGTGACAGAAGACCGGCCCTTGACCCTGCTGCTGGATGGTCTGGATAATCTGAGTGAGGAACATGAGGCTGACCTTTCCTGGATTAGTAATGCTTCACTGCCAAACGTCTTCACTGTCCTGTCTGCCGGCACGCAGTCTAAATGTGCTCATATTCTACAG tcccAAGTTAAGGTCACTGTCCTGTCCCTGCCAGCCCTTAACCGTAAGGATATCACTTCAGGACTGGTGTCAAGACTAGCATCAGATTTTCGCCAGCTGACTGACAACCAGTGGAGCCTTTTATTCCAGTCTTGTCTTTCCTGTCCTTCCCCTCTCTACCTCAATTTAGCCTATGCTGAGACCAGGAAATGGAGCTCCTTTACACCAAAAGAGAGTCTCAACTTCCCTACAGATCCGAATAAACTTTTCGTGAGCATCCTTGTTAGTTTGGAGCGAGAGCATGGGCCATGTTTGGTGCGCCGCACGGCTTTGCTCATATCACTGTCCTGTTCTGGTGTGACTGAGGAGgagcttttggtgcttttggggCGTGATGATCATATCACGCGTGAGATGGCGGTTTTGCATCATCAGACGACTCCCGTTTCTGAATACTCTCCAGTGCCTTATGCATTTGTGGCACGACTGCTGCATGGTCTGAAGGGTTATGTCACAGAAGTGGAAAGTGATGGCACATGGGTTCTGTGCTGGACTCATACAGAGTTTGCCTGCGTCGTCCTGCAGCGATACGCACCAACAGAAGACTCAATAAAAGCTGTGCATGCAGACTTTGCAGATTACTTTAATGGTAATGTCCCAAATAGGCAAGTTTTTCAGCCACTAGCCTGGATCAGGAAGGAGAAGGGAAGGAGGTGCTATGAATTTAATTTTCGTAAGCTCCACTGTTTGCCGTATCACTACATCCGCTCTGAGCAGATTATTCCTTTACTCACGCAGTGTCTGTTTAACTATGAATTCCTGCTGCATAAACTGTGGGGTCTGTCCATCTATCATGTCGAGGAGGACCTTAAAACTGCCGTCATACCGGAGAA AGAGCTTCTGGATGTGAAGCTGTTGAGTCAGGTTTTGTGTCTTTCTCGTTCTGTACTATTAAATGATCCATGCCAGCTGGCCTCTCAACTCTTGGGCCGTTTGGAGCAGATCATTTTCCAAGACAAACCTGTAACTtcag GTGACCCAAGACGATACTCTTTTCTGCATGATCTGTTGGCACAGTGTAAAAGCTCTTCTCTACCAGTTCTGGTGCCCTCCTACACCTGCCTGCTTCCTCCAGGTGGACTGGTGCACACATTACTGTCAG GTCATATGAGTGCTGTGACAGCTCTGGCTCATGGTCGGCACTACATCATTTCCTGCTCCTGTGATGGAATGCTAAATCTGTGGCGTCTGGATGAGCAAACGAGACCCGTGAGGTCGTTACCGAGAGCTGGTGGATCTGCAGGAGACTGGGCCGCTGACTCGCTCACCCTCTGTCTGGATGACAGTGTGCTTGTGCTACAGATGGGCCACTGTCTCCAGGTGAGAGAGGTGCATTCTGGGAAGGTGCTGTACATGGAGAAGGACACTCCGGATGTTCCTGTGGTCACAACTGCCTGCGATGGACGGTTGCTGGTGGTTTTTTATGATGGAAGTCACCTAGTTAAG GTGTTTGATCTTGTGGCGTCCTGTTCACTGTTGCGTTGTGTAAACCTCACCCTTGAGTTTGAGCCCATCCACAAAGATCAGTCCATCTTAGTGTCTCGTCACTCTGTTAAAGACCATGTCCTCTTCGCTTACAG GGATGGAGGAGAAGCAGCGATATTCAATGCTAAAGGTGGTGTTGTGTCAGTCACATTGAAAGCTCAGCACCCTGCAGCATCTATACAGGCTGTAGAGATCAGCTCTCAGTATTTACTGCTCTTCTGCAg ataccCCTATAAAAGACAGAGTGAAATCATTCACATTGAACTCTTCAGCACAGCATCTTTCCAGTACCTGCGCTCTATCTTGGGTTGCAGTCAGGACTACATTTCCCAGGTCACCATTGCAGGGGGCGGGTCCCACATTGTGGCCTTTTGTCCCACCCCTCACAGCGCCACCACAGAGATTATTATCTGGAACCTTGAGACTGAAGATCATAAACACATCGCACGGTTTCCTGGCCTGCTGGCTCATG GTGTGTGTTCTGATCTGCGGTTCTGCGTGGGTTTCTGTCCCGGGGAGCGGTTCTTACGCATGTGGAACCTGGGATCCAGAATAAATGACCCAACACTCACATATAACGTGCACAAAGTACACAACGACGGCACAGCAGAGATCGTAACCATGCAGAGATATCCAAG GTATGTAGTGTGTCAAAGCACCCGTCCCGGGACTGTGAGAATCTGGAATGTGGCACGGATGCGATTCAAGGGTCGTCCCGTGCAGGTGGAGCATGGCCTGTTCTCCAGTTCAGACATCGCTCTTGTACAAGACCTCAAGCTCTATATCCTGTCTGACCGTGGTACCGCCAACTTCACAGATACACCTACATCCGTCTATCAG ACATTGCTGGTGTATGATCTTCTTAAAAAGAGCTACATTAAGAAACAGACTGGACTCTTCATCGTGCCCTGTCCTCGACAAGACTATCGGCTCTTAGATGGGGAAGTACTGATGGGCCTTTCAGAAACACG GGATCATCTGATACTCTGGGATCTGGACTCTGGATACATTAAAGGACGTATCAAGACGTCCTACAAAGAAACCCTACTCTCCAGTATGGACAGAGATTCTCAGATTATGTCCTCAAAAGAAAAGAcag GCCTAGTAATGCCATGGGACAGGCGCACCGAAACCCAGACGGCAAAGAGGAGGCGACAGGACCGTGAGGTGAAGAGAGAAAAAGATGAACAGCAGCGCCTCGAAAAAGAGAAATTCAACTCTGTAGACCAGTATCTCCTCAGCGGCGATGAGCGG GTGGTCATATGCTCATATTTTGCCCATCATCTCAACGTCTTCAGTGTGGTTTCTGAGGAGCATCTGCACACCCTGGAGGACCGCTGGTCCCATTTGAGCCTCCGTACTGCCGCGATCACTCACACTGGAGGGTACCTGGTGGTCTCCAACTACAGTGAGGCCCAACATGCTCCATACCTCACCATTTGGGACACACAGCAGGGCAGA GTGCGAAAGAGATTGAAAAATGAAGCTGGAATATGCTGCATTGCTGTAAGCGATGATGCCTGCAGAGTGGTTTTCGGCATTGCAGGATTCAACAA GTTAAAAGTATGGGAGCCGTTCCGAAGGAAACATAAAACCATTTCTGGCTACGGAAGTTTAAATCTTAATTGGTCCAGCTTGCTCTTTATTACTGAAGGACAATCCAAGGCTATTTTATTATCAG AAGCAGTGAGCATGTGGGACCTGGACAATGGTACGATGTTGTCTGTCTTCACACCTGACTCCAAGATCCAGACCATTTCTCTGCATGGACCTGACAA